From the Achromobacter xylosoxidans A8 genome, the window CAATAGCCGAAATCCTGCGATGCTGTCGTGGCCGCGGTTGGTCGCGTAGAGCCAGCGTCCGCTCGGATGCAGGCAAAGCGCGGACGCGGAGTTGGCGTTGCGCCAATCTGCCGGCAGCGTGCCGATCCGGGCGAGCGCGTGTGCATGGGGATCGCGTGCCGTGGGCAGTTGAACGACGCTCACGCTATTGGACAGTTCGTTGAGCACGAAGGCGCGGGTACCGGCCGGATTCAGCCGCAGGTGGCGCGGCCCGGAACCTGGACCTATCTGCACCTGCAGGTCCGGGAGCAGATCCAGCGCGGCGCCCCGCAAGGCATGGCGGGCGACGCTGTCGGTACCCAAGTCACACAGGTAGACCGCATCGCCGGACGGGGTCGGCTGGGCGCAATGCACATGGGGGCTCGCCTGGCGGTCGCTGCGCGGACCGCTGCCATGGCGCACGATGATGTCGGGCGGGGCGCTGGGCAACCCCTGTCCGTCGAGCCGGTAGCTCAGGACTTCGCCGCTGCCATAGTTGGATACGAAGAGGCGGTCCGCCGCAGGGGTCAGGCTGATGTGGCAAGGGCTGGCGCCAGGGGTAGGCACATTGAGCAAATGCTGCAGCGTGGCCGCGTCGTCGACCGCGTAGACGTCGATGCTGGCGCCTACTTCCTGCTCGCTCACGCCATACAGCAGGCCGAGGGACGCGGAATGGCACAGGTAAGAGGGATTGACGCCATGGCTGTCCACCTGCAATTCACGCAGCGTGGCCGTCGCGGCGTCGAACCTCAGCAAGTGGATGCCGCGCCCTATGCCGTGCACATGCGGCATCGGCCGCGTATACGTGCCCACGGCAACCAGCCAGCTGCCCGTTCCGCGGGCCGGGGAGTGCGTACTCGATTCAGACACGGTCTGCCCTCGACATCACGTCTATCCATACAGCCAGGACCGGCGCCAGGCCCCTGAAATTATGCGCCCACCCCATTGAAGCAGGAATGCCTGATCGTTAGTCCTCTTCGGGGTCTGCCTCGCATCCTGGGGGCCTTTTTTTGGCCGGAGCCGGAAAAGACGATGGCCCGCGCAAGCGGGCCATCGAGTCAGGGCTGCAGGGCGCGAGGCCCGTCTGAGCGAAAGGCTTAGATCACGCGGGCGTTCTGCAGCGCGGCGATGCGGGCCGGAATCGGCGGGTGCGAGGCGAACATGGCCGCCAGGCCGCCCTTGCCGGTGATGCCCGAGGCCTCGAAGGACTTGGGCAGTTCGCCCGGCTCCAGGCCGCCGAGGCGGGCCAGGGCGCGGATCATGGGTTCGCGGGCGCCCATCAGGTGGGCCGAGCCGGCGTCGGCGCGGTATTCGCGCTGGCGCGAGAACCAGGCCACGATGATCGAGGCCAGGACGCCGAAAATGATCTCACAGACCAGTACGGTGATGTAGTAGCCCGGGCCGATGCCGCGTTCGTTCTTGAACACCACGCGGTCGATGAAGTAGCCGACCACGCGCGCCAGGAACACGACGAAGGTGTTCACCACGCCCTGGATCAGGGTCAGCGTGACCATGTCGCCGTTGGCGATGTGGGCGACTTCGTGGGCCAGCACGGCGGCGACTTCTTCTTCGCTCATGCTTTCCAGCAGCCCGGTGGACACGGCGACCAGGGAGTCGTTCTTGAACGCGCCGGTGGCGAAGGCGTTGGGCGCGCCTTCATAGATGGCGACTTCCGGGCGGCCGATGCCGGCGCGGTCGGCCAGCTGGTGCACGGTGTCGACCAGCCAGGCTTCGCGCTGGTTGCGCGGCGAGTTCGGGTCCAGCACCTGGGCGCCGGTGCTCCACTTGGCCATGGGCTTGCTGATCAAGAGCGAGATGATCGCGCCGGTGAAGCCCACCACGACCGAGAAGATCAGCAGGGCGTTGAGGTTCAGGCCGTTGGCGGTGATGTAGCGGTCCACGCCCAGGATGCGCAGCGTGGCCGACAGCACGAGCATGACGGCCAGGTTGGTCAGGACGAACAAGACAATGCGTTTCATGTTTTTTGTGTTCCTCTGCGAGCAGGATATGCCGGGATTCGACACTGCTGCGGCCCGCCAGTTCCCCGACTCGCGGCGCCGCTTCCGGTGACGGAGAGTATAGTATCGCTTTCCCTTATTCCTCCTCACTTTTCCCTTAGCGTAGACCCCCCATGCAGGCACTTTGGATGTTGCTGGCGTCCGCCATGTTCGCCATCATGGGTTCGTTCGTGAAGCTCGGCACCGAGCATGGCGCCTCGCTGCCGCAAGTGGTGCTCTTTCGCGGACTGCCGTCGGTCATCCTGCTGCTGATCTGGGCCCGCGCCGGCCGCCAGTCCATCATTCCCGTCAGCTGGAAACTGCACCTGTGGCGCAACCTGTCTGGCGTCACGTCGATGTGGCTGGGCTTTTTCGCCATCGCCCATCTGCCCCTGGCCACGGCCACCAGCCTGAATTACACCGCGCCGCTGTTCATCGCCTGTTGGATGCTGGGCTGGGGCGGGGCGCAGCGCGACCCCGTGCGCATTATGGCGGTGGCGCTGGGGTTCCTGGGCGTGATCGCGGTCCTGCGGCCCAGCATCAACGAAGACCAGTGGCTGGCCGCCTTGCTGGGAATGACCGCCGGCGCCATGTCGGCCATCGCCATGATGCAGATCCGCCAACTGGGCCGGGTCGGGGAACCCGAGTGGCGTACCGTGCTGTTCTTCTCCGTGGCCGTGTGCGTGTCCAGCCTGGCCGGACTGCTGTTCGAGGGCTGGGGCTACGCCGACTGGACCGGCTATCTGTCGCTGCTGGGCGTGGGTGTGACGGGGCTTTTCGGGCAGCTGGCCATGACCCGGGCCTTCGGCCTGGGGTCGGCGTTGCTGACCGCGGCACTGCAGTACAGCACCATCATCTTCGCGGCCTTGCTGGGCATGGGTATCTGGGGCGAGCAGCTGGACGCCTTGGCCTGGGCCGGGATGGGCCTGATCATTTTCGCGGGCCTGCTGTCGATATGGCGCACCATGCGCGATCCCAAGCCGGCCTGACCCGCGACAGCTACGCACCATTACAGGAGCACACCGAATGACGATGACCCTGATTTCCGCCGCCGACCTGGCCGCGCGCCTGGATGCGCCCGATGTGCGCGTGTTCGATGTGCGCCACGACCTGAGCAACCACGCGGCGGGCCGTCAGGCCTATGACGCCGGCCATATCCCCGGCGCCCGCTACCTGGAC encodes:
- a CDS encoding lactonase family protein, whose translation is MSESSTHSPARGTGSWLVAVGTYTRPMPHVHGIGRGIHLLRFDAATATLRELQVDSHGVNPSYLCHSASLGLLYGVSEQEVGASIDVYAVDDAATLQHLLNVPTPGASPCHISLTPAADRLFVSNYGSGEVLSYRLDGQGLPSAPPDIIVRHGSGPRSDRQASPHVHCAQPTPSGDAVYLCDLGTDSVARHALRGAALDLLPDLQVQIGPGSGPRHLRLNPAGTRAFVLNELSNSVSVVQLPTARDPHAHALARIGTLPADWRNANSASALCLHPSGRWLYATNRGHDSIAGFRLLESAPWLEPIGLWPAGGRTPRDAAITPDGGFLLVASQDEHRISCLRIDPDSGQLQPAGVPFAISSPACVLPLLRKGTPRP
- the htpX gene encoding protease HtpX; the encoded protein is MKRIVLFVLTNLAVMLVLSATLRILGVDRYITANGLNLNALLIFSVVVGFTGAIISLLISKPMAKWSTGAQVLDPNSPRNQREAWLVDTVHQLADRAGIGRPEVAIYEGAPNAFATGAFKNDSLVAVSTGLLESMSEEEVAAVLAHEVAHIANGDMVTLTLIQGVVNTFVVFLARVVGYFIDRVVFKNERGIGPGYYITVLVCEIIFGVLASIIVAWFSRQREYRADAGSAHLMGAREPMIRALARLGGLEPGELPKSFEASGITGKGGLAAMFASHPPIPARIAALQNARVI
- a CDS encoding DMT family transporter, which translates into the protein MQALWMLLASAMFAIMGSFVKLGTEHGASLPQVVLFRGLPSVILLLIWARAGRQSIIPVSWKLHLWRNLSGVTSMWLGFFAIAHLPLATATSLNYTAPLFIACWMLGWGGAQRDPVRIMAVALGFLGVIAVLRPSINEDQWLAALLGMTAGAMSAIAMMQIRQLGRVGEPEWRTVLFFSVAVCVSSLAGLLFEGWGYADWTGYLSLLGVGVTGLFGQLAMTRAFGLGSALLTAALQYSTIIFAALLGMGIWGEQLDALAWAGMGLIIFAGLLSIWRTMRDPKPA